The following DNA comes from Candidatus Leptovillus gracilis.
GGCGTGGCGGACTGCCCCGGTTTGAGGACGGTGATCATGATGCCGACTTCGCCCCATTGGTCGTCGGGTTTGCCGATGAGGGCGGCTTCGCCGACGGCCGTATGCTCCCGAAATATCGCCTCTACCTCCGCCGCGTACACGTTTTCCCCGCCAGAGATGATCATGTCCTTAAATCGGCCGACAATCGTGTAAAAGCCATCCTCGTCCATGCGGGCCATGTCGCCGGTGTGGAACCAGCCGTCCACCAACGATTTGGCCGTCGCTTCCGGGTTGTTCCAATAGCCGGTGGTGACGTGCGGCCCTTTGATGCACAGTTCGCCCGTTACGCCCGCCGGAACAAGGTCGCCATGTTCATCCACCAGCTTCATTGCGCTGTGGAAGATGGGTTTGCCCACGCAGCCGGTCTTGGGCACGCTCTCTTCATCCGTCATGGAGAAGCAATTCGGGCCGACTTCGGTCAGACCGTAGCCCTGGCGGAAAACGACGTCCTTTTCTTCGCGCCACTGGTTGATAAGTTGGGGCGGGCAGGGCGCGCCGCCGCTGATGAAGAAGCGGACATGGCTAAAATCGGCGCTGGCGTAGATGGGCGACTTTTGCCACATCTGGAAGAGGGTCGGCACGCCGAGGATGACGGTGCATTTCTCTTCTAAAATCACACACAGCGATTCTTCGGCGTCGAACCCTTTGCTCAGGACGATGCGCCCACCGATGTAGAAGATAGGCGTCAGGAAGGCAAACAGACCGCCAGCGTGAAACATAGGGGTGAAAACCGGGCTGACGTCGTGTTCGATGAGGCCCCAACTGATGACAGTGTTGATGCAGTTCCATATTACTTGCCGCTGGGGAATCATCGCCCCTTTCGGCCGGCCGGTTGTGCCAGAGGTGTACAAAATACAGTGGGTAGATTCGCCGGTCAGGTCAAACGGCCGTAACGGTTCCTCAACCGAGTGGCCGGGCAGCACTTCTTCGTAGCGGTACAGGGGGACGACATGGTCTACGGCAATGCCAGCGCGCATTTGCTGTACCGTCGCCTCAAATTCCGGGCCAAAGAGCAAAAATTTGGGCGTGCAGTCATTGACGATGTAGACCAGTTCCGGCACGGCCAGCCGCCAGTTCAGCGGCGTAAAAATCGCCCCGATTTTGGCGCAGCCATAGAACAAATCCAGGTAAACGACGCTGTTATGCGCCAGAATCGAGACCCGGTCGCCATAGCCCACGCCATAGCCGCGCAGCCAGTTGGCGCAGCGATTAGCCCGCGCATTCAGCTGACCATAAGTATAGCGAATGCCAGTTTCCAACTCTAGCAGCGCCTCTCGCTCTGGCGTCAACCGCGCCCGGCTGGTTAACAAATCTGCCGCATCCATAAACTCTCCGATTGCGGATTGCGGATTGCGGATTGCGGATTTTTTACCCGCTCGCGCAGTGGCAATCCGAGATTATTCCTTTGTTTTGCGTTTCTTCGCCGTATTGATAGAGGCTACGGTGATGGCTAACAGTTCATTCGCTTCTTGCATAAGAGGCTGCAACAAAGATTCTTTCACAATACCTGCTTCAACAAGTAACTCCATCCAATAAATTGATTCGTCGGCTTCTTCTTCAACAATACCCATTTTGGCTATGAAATCGGCTGGGGATTTGGCACGGCAGGCGGCGCGATAGTTGGCAGCCACGGAAGTGCCTGAGCGCAACAACTGACGTCCAATCACATCGGCCGTTTTGCCTGCGGGTAATGATTCCGTCAAATGAATGACGCGCAAAGCAAACTGCTTCGTCCGTTTTTTCAAGACGTCCTGGTCCACGCGCGCCTCCCAATCCGCAATCCGCAATCCGAAATCAAGTGCCGACAACAATGCCGCCATCTACGCGCAGGGTTTCGCCGCTGATGAAGCTGGCTTCGTCGGAGGCCAGGAAGAGGTAGGCGTTGGCGATGTCGCGGGTTTCGCCCATGCGGCGCAGGGGGGTGCGGGCGATCATGCCGTCGAGGACTTTTTGCGGCATTTGCTGCACCATTTCGGTGAGGGTGAAGCCGGGGGCGACAGCGTTGACGCGCACGTTGAACTTGCCCAGTTCACGCGCCCACACTTTGGTCATGCCAATCACGGCCGATTTTGTCGCCACGTAGTTGGTCTGCCCGAAGTTGCCATCCAGCCCGACGATGGAGGAGGCGTTGAGGATGACGCCGCTGCCCTGCTTAATCATCACCGGGGCGACGGCCTGGGTGCAGTTGAAGACGCCCTTGAGGTTAACGCCGATCACCAGGTCGAAATCGGCTTCGGACATCATGCCGGTCAGTTCGCCGTCTTTGACGCGGACAAGTTGGCCGTCACGCAGGACGCCGGCGTTGTTGACGAGGATGTCTATACGGCCGTATTCCGCCACCACCGCATCCACCCACTTCTGCAACGGTACGGCTTTCAGCCGCCGGTTATTCGCCCCATTTCACAATGCCCGCCGCCCAGACGTAGCCGATGCCGGCCGCCACAATCGCCATCAGGTCACCATCTTTCAGGCGGCCTTGTTTGAGACCCTCGCGGATGCCAAACATGGCGTCTTGCTCGCCGGTGTGGCCGATGTCGTGCAGGTAGACGGACTGCTCTTCCGTCAGGCCCAGGCGCTCCAGCATCTCTTTGTGGCCGGAGGGTTTGATGAGGACCATGTTCAGGAAGTCCAGGTCGGCTTTGGTGTAGGAACGGCCGTCGGGCCGGGGGCCGCTTTTGCGCAGCGCCTCGTCCACGCATTTCACCCAATTGTCCATGCTCACGGCGTTCAGGCGGTCCTTCATCAATTCCGGCTCCACCAGATCAAAATAGAACTGGTCGTTTTTCACCGCTTCGTCGGTGGGATGGTGGATGGTGCCACTGGCGGGCACGATGACGTGTTTGCTCATGAAGCCATCGCTGATGAGGTGACTGCCCAGGACGTGGTTGCGCGGGTGGTTTTTGCGCAGCAGCATCGCCCCGCCGCCGCTGCCGATATTCCATAGGAAAGTGGTGCGCGGGTTTTTGAAGTTGATGAAATCGCTGACGCGGTAGCCGCCGGCGATGAGGATGGTATTGATTTCGGGGTCGGCGATCATCATGTCTTTCGCCATTTTCATCGCGCCGACGGTGGTGGCGCAGCGGGTGTGGATGTCCATCGCCCAGGCATTGGTCGCGCCGATTTCGTAGGCCAGGTGGATGCCGGAGGTCCAGAGCAAGTATTCGCGCCATTCCTCGGTGGTGCAGAGGACAACGTCTATCTCTTGGGGGTCTACGCCGCTGTCTTGCAGGCAGTCGAGGGCGGCCTTGATGCCCATCTCGTTGGGCTGATCGTCTGGCCCGCCGACGTGCTTTTTGGTGATGCCTAACTTGTCGCGGATGACCCATTCCGGGTAGCCGCTGAGTTCGGCGATGTCGGCGGCGGTGAGATAACCGGGGGGTGAATACGTGCCGGTGCTAACGATTCCTACAGATGGTTGGTTGTTCATAAGCATGGGGGAGATTGGAGATTAGAGATTGGTAGCTGACCCGTTACCATCTCCAATCTCCACTCTCTAATCTCCTGAAACAAAATCTCTTATTTCGTCCATCACTTTGCGGGCGGTTTCGCCGAAGAGCATGGTGATGTGGTTGCCAGGGACTTGTTGATAAGTGCAGTTGGCGAAGAGCACGGCCGTTTCCCCGGCCATCTTCGCCGACAAAATAGGCGGCGCGTCGGGCGGCCCGTAGGGGTTGGGGGCGTTGAGCAGCAGGACGGGTTGGGTAACGGCCGTTACACTCTCCAGCCACGGTTCGGCATACTCATGTTCGATGGTCTCGGCAATAATGGCCGGGGTGGCGTGCGGCTGCACGGAGCCATCCGGGTTCACGCGCACGTCGGCGCGGAAGTTGCTTTCCAGGCAGTCGTCCCAATAGCCTTGCAGATAAGGCATTTGCCGCATGGCGGCCAGATAAGCGTCCATCGAAGGCAGCGTCTTGCCCAGGCGATCCAACGACGCCTTGATCAGCGTCACGGTTTCTGGGGTGATGAGCAGGTGGGAGGAATCGAGCATGATGAGGTGACTGAAGCGCTCGGGATGCTGCGCGGCCAGAATCAGGCCGATGAGCGCGCCAAAGGAATGACCACAGAGAACGGCCGTATCCAATCCCAGTTCATCCATCAGCCCCAGCACGTCGCCGCAATATTCGGCCATGCTGTAGCCGGTCGTCGGCTTGTCGCTCAGGCCGCGCCCGCGAAAATCTACGGCGATGGTGCGGAAACAGGGACTTAACCCGGCCGCGACCAGTCCATCGAAGCTGTGGGCATTGGCCGTCAGCCCCGGCAAAAGCAGCAAGGCGGGATCGCCGCCGTCGCGGTCCAGATAGTGCAGGCGCAGGTTGTTGACTTGTGCGTAGTGGTCCATGTTTTGCTCGAAAATGGCGATTGGAGATTGGCAACATCCTCTACTCTCCAATCGCCCGTTCTTTCTTCTCTGTCTCCAGGTCCACATAATTCGCCATGAACTTGAGGGCGTCGGCGATGTCGGTGAAGCGGATTTCTTCGCTGGTCTGGACGTGGCGGATGAGG
Coding sequences within:
- a CDS encoding alpha/beta hydrolase gives rise to the protein MDHYAQVNNLRLHYLDRDGGDPALLLLPGLTANAHSFDGLVAAGLSPCFRTIAVDFRGRGLSDKPTTGYSMAEYCGDVLGLMDELGLDTAVLCGHSFGALIGLILAAQHPERFSHLIMLDSSHLLITPETVTLIKASLDRLGKTLPSMDAYLAAMRQMPYLQGYWDDCLESNFRADVRVNPDGSVQPHATPAIIAETIEHEYAEPWLESVTAVTQPVLLLNAPNPYGPPDAPPILSAKMAGETAVLFANCTYQQVPGNHITMLFGETARKVMDEIRDFVSGD
- a CDS encoding 3-oxoacyl-ACP synthase; amino-acid sequence: MNNQPSVGIVSTGTYSPPGYLTAADIAELSGYPEWVIRDKLGITKKHVGGPDDQPNEMGIKAALDCLQDSGVDPQEIDVVLCTTEEWREYLLWTSGIHLAYEIGATNAWAMDIHTRCATTVGAMKMAKDMMIADPEINTILIAGGYRVSDFINFKNPRTTFLWNIGSGGGAMLLRKNHPRNHVLGSHLISDGFMSKHVIVPASGTIHHPTDEAVKNDQFYFDLVEPELMKDRLNAVSMDNWVKCVDEALRKSGPRPDGRSYTKADLDFLNMVLIKPSGHKEMLERLGLTEEQSVYLHDIGHTGEQDAMFGIREGLKQGRLKDGDLMAIVAAGIGYVWAAGIVKWGE
- a CDS encoding four helix bundle protein, coding for MDQDVLKKRTKQFALRVIHLTESLPAGKTADVIGRQLLRSGTSVAANYRAACRAKSPADFIAKMGIVEEEADESIYWMELLVEAGIVKESLLQPLMQEANELLAITVASINTAKKRKTKE
- a CDS encoding SDR family oxidoreductase, which produces MKAVPLQKWVDAVVAEYGRIDILVNNAGVLRDGQLVRVKDGELTGMMSEADFDLVIGVNLKGVFNCTQAVAPVMIKQGSGVILNASSIVGLDGNFGQTNYVATKSAVIGMTKVWARELGKFNVRVNAVAPGFTLTEMVQQMPQKVLDGMIARTPLRRMGETRDIANAYLFLASDEASFISGETLRVDGGIVVGT
- a CDS encoding long-chain fatty acid--CoA ligase, which produces MDAADLLTSRARLTPEREALLELETGIRYTYGQLNARANRCANWLRGYGVGYGDRVSILAHNSVVYLDLFYGCAKIGAIFTPLNWRLAVPELVYIVNDCTPKFLLFGPEFEATVQQMRAGIAVDHVVPLYRYEEVLPGHSVEEPLRPFDLTGESTHCILYTSGTTGRPKGAMIPQRQVIWNCINTVISWGLIEHDVSPVFTPMFHAGGLFAFLTPIFYIGGRIVLSKGFDAEESLCVILEEKCTVILGVPTLFQMWQKSPIYASADFSHVRFFISGGAPCPPQLINQWREEKDVVFRQGYGLTEVGPNCFSMTDEESVPKTGCVGKPIFHSAMKLVDEHGDLVPAGVTGELCIKGPHVTTGYWNNPEATAKSLVDGWFHTGDMARMDEDGFYTIVGRFKDMIISGGENVYAAEVEAIFREHTAVGEAALIGKPDDQWGEVGIMITVLKPGQSATPEELQEFCRGRLARYKVPKEVIFVDELPYSPYGKVEKIKLKKQYIEVR